A genomic stretch from Pseudomonas mendocina includes:
- a CDS encoding methyl-accepting chemotaxis protein — translation MLSGLHRQFASLSTAKKLSLGFGVVLVLTILVAVTAFWALQALSQRSALLERMSGVNTQVLQLRLTQQAFALRGDKTLVEQLHEQAVGMLEHNNALRSDMSEAEGVELDAVDQALDSFRNGFDRYVELRENMHMALDAANWLVVSAANSLDLLSEGLAEDGLDRLRESQGLEGDAMVVQAGQISKIYQLILKAMDQARVQLENSRSSGDATLAKIAEADEAQKLAAELSQSMSDPGYVAVLGEVIGNLNSFTERLNEYSGLVQQQQQEYLNLVQQADRMLDQVEQAYAQQQAQLSKQLQRSTWLIVVAAGLALLLGLLSTLTITVLIVRPLRDVTAQAQRIASGDLSVRIEVSRRDEIGQLQTAMADMAQNLRDMVGQLQNGVEQISTSAQSLSLATEQTRVGVNGQKQETEQVATAMTQMSATVYEVARNAETAAASTAQADQRVSNGVSVVQQTLARIDELSQALDVSASSIQQLSQETQRIESVLDVIKAVADQTNLLALNAAIEAARAGEQGRGFAVVADEVRALAQRTRQSTAEIEGLIGALREGSQHSVNNMTRSGGLIGQVVQDARDTEAQLTQIAEAVSQIYEMNQQIAAAAEQQTAVADEISHSVTSIRGVAEQSALAMDESAGASIRLAQLGSSLQEMAGRFRL, via the coding sequence ACTGCCTTTTGGGCCCTGCAGGCGTTAAGTCAGCGTTCTGCGCTGCTTGAACGCATGAGTGGGGTTAATACTCAGGTGCTGCAGTTGCGCCTTACCCAGCAGGCTTTTGCCCTGCGCGGCGATAAAACCCTTGTTGAGCAGCTGCACGAGCAGGCAGTCGGCATGTTGGAGCACAACAACGCGCTTCGTAGCGACATGTCTGAAGCGGAGGGCGTTGAGCTGGATGCGGTGGACCAAGCACTCGACTCATTCCGGAACGGCTTTGATCGTTATGTCGAGTTGCGTGAAAACATGCATATGGCTTTGGATGCGGCTAACTGGCTGGTGGTGAGCGCTGCTAATAGCCTGGATTTGTTGAGTGAAGGTCTGGCCGAAGACGGCTTGGATCGGTTGCGTGAAAGTCAGGGCCTTGAAGGCGACGCGATGGTCGTGCAGGCCGGGCAAATCAGCAAAATCTACCAGTTGATTCTCAAGGCGATGGATCAGGCGCGGGTTCAGTTGGAAAACAGCCGCAGCTCTGGCGATGCTACGCTGGCTAAGATTGCTGAAGCCGACGAAGCACAAAAGCTGGCCGCTGAGTTGAGCCAGTCGATGAGCGACCCCGGTTACGTGGCTGTGTTGGGGGAGGTCATTGGTAACCTCAACTCCTTCACTGAGCGGCTCAATGAGTATTCAGGCTTAGTGCAGCAACAGCAGCAGGAGTACCTCAATCTGGTCCAGCAGGCGGATCGTATGTTGGATCAGGTTGAGCAGGCCTACGCACAACAGCAAGCGCAGCTGTCAAAGCAATTGCAGCGCAGTACCTGGTTGATCGTCGTGGCCGCTGGTTTGGCCTTGCTGTTGGGGCTGCTCTCGACGCTTACCATTACCGTGCTGATAGTGAGGCCTCTGCGTGATGTGACTGCTCAGGCACAGCGCATCGCGTCAGGTGACTTGAGCGTGCGCATAGAGGTTTCTCGCCGGGATGAGATCGGTCAATTGCAAACGGCAATGGCAGACATGGCGCAGAACCTGCGGGATATGGTTGGGCAATTACAGAACGGGGTTGAGCAGATTTCTACATCGGCTCAGTCGCTGTCGCTGGCAACTGAGCAAACCCGCGTGGGTGTGAATGGGCAAAAGCAAGAGACAGAGCAAGTCGCAACCGCCATGACGCAGATGAGCGCGACTGTGTATGAGGTGGCGCGCAACGCTGAAACTGCGGCTGCCTCTACCGCCCAAGCAGACCAGCGGGTGAGTAATGGCGTGAGCGTTGTACAGCAGACGCTGGCGCGTATTGATGAGCTGTCACAGGCTTTAGATGTCAGTGCCAGCAGCATTCAACAACTCAGCCAGGAAACCCAGCGCATTGAGTCGGTGCTGGATGTGATCAAGGCTGTCGCTGATCAAACTAACCTGCTGGCACTGAATGCTGCGATTGAGGCGGCACGTGCCGGCGAGCAGGGCCGAGGGTTTGCTGTGGTGGCCGATGAGGTACGTGCGCTGGCACAGCGTACGCGGCAATCCACCGCTGAGATTGAGGGGCTGATTGGCGCCCTGCGCGAAGGCAGCCAGCATTCAGTGAACAACATGACACGCAGTGGCGGCTTGATCGGGCAAGTTGTGCAGGATGCGCGGGATACCGAGGCACAGCTGACGCAAATAGCCGAAGCCGTCAGCCAGATCTATGAAATGAACCAGCAGATCGCCGCTGCCGCTGAGCAGCAGACAGCTGTCGCAGACGAGATTAGCCACAGTGTCACCAGTATCCGTGGCGTTGCTGAACAGTCGGCATTGGCGATGGATGAGTCGGCCGGTGCCAGTATTCGTTTGGCTCAGCTTGGCAGTTCGCTGCAAGAAATGGCCGGGCGATTCCGGCTCTAA
- a CDS encoding AAA family ATPase — MRTKLKACLDAVNQLVLGKEGQVRLAMACLLARGHLLIEDLPGMGKTTLSHALARVLGLSFQRIQFTSDLLPGDILGTSVFDRESGQFVFHPGPIFAELVLADEINRATPKSQSALLEAMEEGQVTIEGATRPLPDPFFVIATQNPANQGGTFALPESQLDRFLMRICLGYPAHAAEKALLQGEGRRSLLPNLQPLLDHQELAEIQAHIPSVRASDALLDYILRLVDATRTQTQFTSGLSPRASLALLAAAKAWAFMANRDYVIPEDVQAVLPAVAGHRLREPAEAGGQGGKLVQWLLREVPVL; from the coding sequence ATGCGAACGAAGCTCAAAGCCTGTCTGGATGCCGTCAATCAACTGGTACTGGGCAAGGAGGGCCAGGTCAGATTGGCCATGGCCTGCCTGTTAGCCCGCGGTCATTTGTTGATTGAAGATTTGCCCGGTATGGGCAAAACCACCCTCAGTCATGCCTTGGCTCGCGTGCTGGGCTTGAGCTTTCAACGCATCCAGTTCACTTCAGATTTACTCCCAGGCGACATCCTCGGGACTTCCGTATTTGATCGGGAAAGTGGTCAGTTTGTGTTCCATCCAGGGCCGATTTTCGCCGAGCTGGTGTTGGCGGACGAAATCAACCGAGCCACGCCCAAAAGCCAGAGCGCGCTGCTTGAGGCCATGGAAGAAGGGCAGGTGACCATCGAGGGGGCAACCCGCCCGCTGCCTGATCCATTCTTTGTGATTGCCACGCAAAACCCGGCCAACCAGGGTGGCACATTCGCTTTGCCCGAATCGCAGCTGGACCGCTTCCTTATGCGCATCTGTCTCGGTTACCCGGCTCATGCCGCCGAGAAAGCACTGCTGCAGGGTGAGGGCAGGCGCTCGCTGCTGCCCAACTTGCAACCGTTGCTGGACCATCAGGAATTGGCCGAGATCCAGGCGCACATCCCCTCCGTGCGGGCCAGTGATGCGTTGCTGGATTACATCCTGCGTCTGGTAGACGCCACCCGCACGCAGACACAGTTCACTTCTGGCTTGTCGCCACGGGCCAGTCTGGCTCTGTTGGCAGCGGCTAAAGCCTGGGCATTTATGGCCAATCGGGATTATGTGATCCCTGAAGACGTGCAAGCTGTATTACCCGCCGTGGCGGGGCATCGTTTGCGCGAACCAGCGGAAGCTGGCGGGCAGGGCGGAAAGCTGGTGCAGTGGCTGCTGCGTGAGGTTCCGGTGCTGTGA
- a CDS encoding DUF58 domain-containing protein has translation MIAQARSLWGRWLSRRIPASSSVLLNQRRIFIIPTRVGVAYMAALLLMLLMGINYQNSLAYALTFLLASVFVVAILHTYRNLAGLRLKSGRAPSVFVGEEAAIGVVLESKGKAHQAISIGWPPQPLLTVDVPPAGVCDCQLNHVTDWRGWLRPTRLRVESRFPLGILVAWSWVDLDQRVLVYPRPLEGDLPLIAAAGDDDDEQGHSVKGQGVDDYQGLRSYQAGDSKRRLHWKAYSRGQGLLVKDFAAISGRDWMLDFDALSGDVETRLSLLCHWVLQLSEAQQAYGLTLPGVHLPVASGEQQRESCLRALALFGHNS, from the coding sequence GTGATTGCACAGGCCCGCTCATTGTGGGGGCGCTGGTTGTCCCGGCGTATTCCGGCCTCCAGTAGTGTGCTGCTTAATCAGCGGCGGATTTTCATCATCCCGACCCGCGTTGGCGTGGCCTATATGGCGGCGCTGTTGCTGATGCTGTTGATGGGCATCAACTATCAGAACAGCTTGGCCTATGCGCTGACTTTTCTGCTGGCCTCAGTGTTTGTGGTGGCGATTCTGCATACCTACCGTAACCTCGCTGGGCTGCGGCTGAAGTCGGGCAGAGCACCTTCTGTTTTTGTGGGGGAAGAGGCCGCTATAGGTGTCGTGCTGGAGAGCAAGGGCAAGGCCCATCAGGCCATCAGCATCGGCTGGCCGCCGCAACCTCTGCTGACAGTGGATGTGCCCCCAGCGGGCGTCTGCGACTGTCAGCTGAACCATGTCACTGATTGGCGTGGCTGGTTACGTCCAACCCGACTACGGGTGGAAAGCCGCTTCCCGCTGGGGATTCTGGTGGCCTGGAGTTGGGTCGATCTGGATCAGCGCGTGTTGGTCTATCCGCGACCGCTGGAGGGCGACTTGCCACTGATTGCAGCTGCCGGTGATGACGATGACGAGCAGGGGCATAGCGTGAAGGGCCAAGGCGTTGATGACTATCAGGGCTTGCGCAGCTATCAGGCCGGTGACTCAAAACGACGCCTGCATTGGAAAGCCTACTCACGGGGGCAGGGCCTGTTGGTGAAGGACTTCGCGGCCATCAGCGGGCGCGATTGGATGCTGGATTTCGATGCCCTCAGTGGCGACGTGGAGACGCGTTTGTCGCTGCTCTGCCACTGGGTGCTGCAACTCAGTGAGGCGCAGCAGGCCTATGGCCTTACGCTTCCTGGTGTTCATTTGCCCGTCGCCAGCGGCGAGCAGCAGCGGGAAAGCTGCTTGCGGGCGCTGGCTCTGTTTGGACATAACTCATGA
- a CDS encoding DUF3488 and transglutaminase-like domain-containing protein, producing MSQVQAIPRISLVWLLAAQALVIVPHLAYLPVWIVLLWLGCAFWRVQILRMRARYPGALVKAGLIVATAAAVVLSRGTLVGLDAGVAVLIAAFILKMLEMQSQRDALVVILLGFFSVAAAYLFNDSLLAALYSMLPVTALLAALIGLQQSSLASKPWPTVRLAGSLMLQALPVMVLLFVFFPRIGPLWSLPVADNKAQSGLSDSMSPADIADLSRSDALAFRASFTGPTPARSELYWRALTLDQFDGRRWSQSGYGKFAPGARWQKQGEALSYSIIMQPSAKPWLFALDVAETALESTRQMADFRLQRNKPVERPLLYQVQSWPDAVREPQLSRVSKAHALQLPEGGDARSRAWAADLKRQYPQTEQLVQQLLQHFNREPFVYTLRPPLLGQDSIDEFLFDSRRGFCAHYAGAMTFVLRAAGIPARVVAGYQGGEFNPAGNYVQVRQFDAHAWVEYWQEGRGWISVDPTFQVAPERIEQGLEEALAEERSFLEGSPFSPLRYRDLGWLNDLRMGWDNINYGWQRWVLNYQTEQQLVFLKRWLGSIDAQRIAVALVGSAAVILGLLALWLFKPWRRERDVSKRLYQRFERLLRRHRVMPARGEGPRAFAERAAAQLPAQADAILAFALAFEAQRYGQADVSPVQLSAHLRSLNRAMPWRIRRLTCRDGT from the coding sequence ATGAGTCAGGTACAGGCTATCCCTCGTATTAGCCTGGTCTGGCTGTTGGCTGCGCAGGCACTGGTCATTGTGCCGCATCTGGCTTATCTGCCTGTCTGGATCGTGCTGCTGTGGCTGGGCTGTGCGTTCTGGCGGGTGCAGATATTACGCATGCGGGCCCGCTATCCGGGCGCGCTGGTAAAGGCCGGGTTAATCGTGGCTACGGCCGCCGCTGTTGTGTTGTCACGGGGTACGCTGGTGGGGCTGGATGCCGGTGTGGCCGTGCTGATCGCGGCTTTCATCCTAAAAATGCTGGAAATGCAGAGCCAGCGAGATGCCCTGGTGGTGATTCTGTTGGGTTTCTTCAGCGTGGCGGCAGCTTATCTGTTTAATGACAGCCTACTGGCTGCGCTCTACAGCATGTTGCCGGTTACCGCATTACTCGCCGCACTGATCGGCTTGCAACAAAGCAGCTTGGCCAGTAAGCCGTGGCCGACTGTGCGCTTGGCGGGCAGCCTGATGTTGCAAGCGTTGCCGGTGATGGTGCTGCTGTTTGTGTTCTTTCCCCGGATTGGCCCGCTGTGGTCATTGCCTGTGGCAGACAACAAGGCCCAGAGCGGTCTGTCGGACAGCATGTCGCCTGCGGATATCGCTGATTTGAGCCGCTCAGATGCATTGGCATTCCGCGCCAGCTTTACCGGGCCAACTCCGGCCCGTAGTGAGCTGTATTGGCGGGCGCTGACGCTGGATCAGTTTGACGGACGACGTTGGTCGCAGTCCGGCTATGGCAAATTTGCTCCGGGAGCCCGTTGGCAGAAGCAGGGTGAGGCGTTGAGCTACAGCATCATCATGCAGCCCAGTGCGAAGCCCTGGCTGTTTGCGCTGGATGTGGCTGAAACAGCGCTGGAGTCGACCCGGCAGATGGCGGACTTTCGTTTGCAGCGCAATAAGCCTGTGGAGCGGCCTTTGCTCTATCAAGTGCAGTCCTGGCCGGATGCCGTGCGTGAGCCTCAATTAAGTCGCGTGAGCAAAGCGCATGCCCTGCAGCTGCCTGAGGGGGGGGATGCGCGCAGCCGAGCTTGGGCTGCCGATCTCAAGCGTCAATATCCTCAGACTGAGCAGTTGGTTCAGCAGCTGCTGCAGCACTTCAACCGCGAGCCGTTTGTCTACACTTTGCGCCCGCCGTTGCTAGGGCAGGACTCGATCGACGAATTTCTTTTCGATAGCCGCCGAGGGTTCTGTGCTCATTATGCCGGGGCCATGACCTTTGTCCTGCGTGCGGCTGGTATTCCGGCGCGGGTGGTGGCGGGTTATCAGGGCGGGGAATTCAACCCGGCAGGCAACTATGTGCAGGTGCGGCAGTTTGATGCCCACGCTTGGGTTGAGTATTGGCAGGAAGGGCGCGGCTGGATCAGTGTCGATCCAACGTTTCAGGTTGCCCCTGAGCGTATCGAGCAAGGCTTGGAAGAGGCCCTGGCTGAAGAGCGCAGCTTTCTCGAAGGTTCGCCGTTCTCGCCGCTGCGCTACCGTGATCTCGGTTGGTTGAATGACCTGCGCATGGGCTGGGACAACATCAATTACGGCTGGCAGCGGTGGGTGCTGAACTACCAGACAGAACAACAGCTGGTCTTCCTGAAACGCTGGCTGGGCAGTATTGATGCTCAGCGTATTGCTGTGGCGTTGGTCGGCAGTGCTGCCGTGATTCTGGGCTTACTCGCACTTTGGCTGTTCAAGCCGTGGCGACGCGAACGGGATGTCAGCAAGCGCTTGTACCAACGCTTCGAGCGGTTGCTGAGACGTCATAGAGTGATGCCAGCGCGGGGCGAAGGGCCGCGGGCCTTTGCTGAACGCGCTGCCGCTCAGTTGCCAGCACAGGCGGACGCTATTCTTGCATTTGCGCTGGCGTTTGAGGCCCAGCGCTACGGTCAGGCAGATGTATCACCGGTTCAGCTGTCAGCACACCTCAGGTCGCTAAACAGGGCGATGCCATGGCGTATACGCCGTCTTACGTGCCGAGACGGCACCTAG
- a CDS encoding CHAD domain-containing protein, with translation MSVTQVDVLKHVLHLQVRLFACRERLIAGTDTEALHDLRIALRQLRSLLRPLRGLPACDELSEAAAQLGRLSGPVRDLEVLEAHLREVGLNEAADARLARLQASYAGLIKSRQMTKLFTVLDQWPQQWRESGFEDQVQELSKRVNKCLKKDRKRLYSALHELLGDRHRLRLLVKRLRYNIEAYAADTCPDTQIQLKRAQSALGDWHDHYQWLSRAESEVDLQPRIATWRNNMQEAAKRSDEALARLMSDPLFSAWNG, from the coding sequence ATGTCTGTAACCCAAGTTGATGTGCTTAAGCATGTATTGCATCTGCAGGTTCGATTGTTTGCCTGCCGGGAACGTCTGATTGCAGGTACAGACACTGAGGCCTTGCATGATTTGCGCATAGCCTTACGGCAGTTGCGTAGTCTGTTGCGCCCTTTACGGGGTTTACCCGCGTGTGATGAGTTGTCTGAAGCCGCTGCACAGTTGGGACGGCTCAGTGGGCCGGTGAGGGACTTGGAGGTGCTAGAGGCCCATTTGCGTGAGGTAGGCCTAAATGAAGCGGCGGATGCGCGTCTTGCTCGTTTACAGGCTAGTTATGCCGGGCTGATCAAAAGTCGTCAGATGACGAAACTCTTTACTGTCTTGGACCAATGGCCACAGCAGTGGCGTGAATCGGGTTTTGAAGACCAAGTTCAGGAACTCAGTAAGCGCGTCAATAAATGCTTGAAGAAAGATCGCAAGCGTCTATACAGCGCATTGCATGAGTTATTGGGCGATCGTCATCGCCTGCGGCTGCTAGTAAAACGCCTGCGTTATAACATCGAGGCTTATGCGGCAGACACCTGCCCAGACACTCAAATCCAACTCAAGCGTGCGCAGTCGGCTTTAGGTGACTGGCATGATCATTACCAATGGTTGAGTCGGGCGGAAAGTGAGGTGGATTTACAGCCCCGCATTGCCACATGGCGAAACAATATGCAGGAGGCTGCTAAGCGCAGTGACGAGGCATTAGCCCGTTTGATGTCAGATCCTTTATTCAGTGCGTGGAATGGTTGA
- a CDS encoding acyl-CoA thioesterase domain-containing protein, which translates to MEFSQLLQAVRANPEAVVIPPEWGQGRASFGGLVAALVYEAMRSKVAADRPVRSLALTFVGPAAADVPISFEVEVLREGRAVSQLLGRAVQNGQVVTLVQGSFGAGRESVINLAAAPAPEALSPEQSKELPYIPGVTPEFTRYLAMRWCYGGLPFSNTPSRQMGGWVQLRNQPAGVAVDEAHLLALVDAWPPALLSYLNKPAAGSSLTWTIEFVQPVASLTTQDWCLYKAEIEHARDGYGHVAAALWSAEGELLAISRQTVAVFA; encoded by the coding sequence ATGGAGTTTTCACAATTACTACAGGCTGTCCGTGCTAACCCGGAGGCGGTCGTGATTCCGCCTGAGTGGGGGCAGGGACGTGCCAGCTTCGGTGGGCTGGTGGCGGCACTGGTGTATGAAGCCATGCGTAGCAAGGTTGCGGCTGACCGCCCGGTGCGCTCACTGGCGCTTACCTTTGTTGGCCCTGCGGCAGCCGACGTACCGATCAGTTTTGAGGTGGAGGTGCTGCGTGAGGGGCGGGCTGTCAGCCAGCTCCTGGGGCGTGCCGTGCAAAATGGGCAGGTGGTGACGCTGGTGCAGGGCAGTTTTGGCGCCGGACGCGAGTCGGTCATTAATCTTGCTGCTGCGCCAGCGCCGGAAGCCTTGTCGCCTGAACAGAGCAAAGAGCTGCCTTATATCCCTGGTGTAACCCCTGAGTTCACCCGTTATTTGGCCATGCGCTGGTGCTACGGTGGCTTACCGTTCAGCAATACGCCATCCCGGCAAATGGGCGGTTGGGTTCAATTGCGCAACCAGCCAGCGGGTGTAGCAGTGGATGAGGCACATTTGTTGGCATTAGTCGATGCCTGGCCTCCAGCGCTGCTGTCGTATTTGAATAAGCCCGCGGCAGGGAGCTCGCTGACCTGGACCATTGAGTTTGTACAGCCTGTCGCATCGCTGACTACGCAGGATTGGTGTTTGTACAAGGCCGAAATTGAGCATGCCCGAGATGGGTACGGTCACGTCGCTGCAGCACTCTGGAGCGCTGAAGGGGAGTTGCTAGCGATCAGTCGACAGACCGTCGCTGTGTTTGCGTAA
- a CDS encoding methyl-accepting chemotaxis protein produces the protein MGSWISDLSLKYKFWAVNAVAFFTTLLLVLYSIHLETRTHQSAAKAAAQQQAGLLSKWPQSESLPVGDNLIRFAAGESPRLPDNQGALLGKTTGWVELNGSQGVIGAQVITLSNGQRLAVIAKAPSLIEVFIDRAPSYALVVALLMLLLLAASQLLIMFLLSHLNTLKDVMLLVERTGDLNARAPLASRDEVGQMARAFNAMQAGYQRVVGVVAQSATQLDNGAERLASSMREVRQGMLEQQSETEQAATAINEMSATVYHIAEHAADTRDQSQNAEQLARSGQQVVNRVGLSISGLSSGVQQTAEMIEKLAADSHRIGGVVNEIHGIAEQTNLLALNAAIEAARAGEMGRGFAVVADEVRNLAKRVQDSTNEITEIITTLQAGTRDAVDFMQESSIKADECVKQAEEAGHALEAITGSVALMRESNTQIAVAAEQQSQVAEEMNRTVIRIRDVTEKTVEQTSQSATTSVELAELAGELTTAIRQLKL, from the coding sequence ATGGGTTCTTGGATTAGCGATCTGTCGCTGAAGTACAAATTCTGGGCCGTCAATGCCGTAGCCTTTTTCACCACCCTGCTCTTGGTCCTCTACTCCATTCACCTGGAGACCCGGACACATCAGAGTGCAGCCAAAGCTGCCGCACAACAGCAAGCGGGCTTGCTCAGTAAATGGCCACAGAGCGAGTCACTGCCAGTTGGAGATAACCTCATCCGCTTCGCCGCGGGCGAGTCGCCTCGCCTCCCCGATAATCAGGGCGCACTGCTGGGCAAAACCACCGGTTGGGTTGAGCTGAACGGCAGCCAGGGCGTAATCGGGGCACAAGTGATCACACTGAGCAATGGTCAACGCCTTGCGGTAATCGCCAAAGCACCGAGCCTGATTGAGGTATTCATTGATCGAGCGCCAAGCTATGCGCTTGTAGTGGCCCTGCTGATGCTGCTCCTGCTGGCCGCCTCTCAACTGCTCATCATGTTTCTGCTCAGCCACCTCAACACCCTTAAGGATGTGATGCTTCTGGTCGAGCGTACGGGCGATCTTAATGCCCGCGCCCCCCTTGCCAGCCGTGATGAAGTAGGTCAAATGGCACGCGCTTTCAACGCCATGCAAGCCGGTTACCAGCGTGTGGTGGGTGTTGTAGCTCAATCAGCAACTCAGCTCGATAACGGCGCAGAGCGTTTGGCTAGCAGCATGCGTGAAGTGCGCCAGGGCATGCTCGAACAACAAAGCGAAACCGAACAGGCAGCCACTGCCATCAATGAGATGTCGGCCACCGTGTACCACATTGCAGAGCATGCTGCGGACACGCGTGATCAATCGCAAAACGCTGAACAGTTGGCACGCAGTGGCCAGCAAGTGGTTAACCGTGTTGGTCTATCGATTTCAGGTCTTTCCAGTGGCGTTCAGCAGACTGCCGAAATGATCGAAAAACTGGCCGCAGACAGCCACCGTATCGGCGGCGTGGTCAATGAAATCCACGGCATCGCTGAGCAGACCAACCTACTCGCCCTGAACGCTGCTATTGAGGCAGCCCGTGCAGGGGAAATGGGCCGCGGCTTTGCCGTTGTTGCCGATGAAGTGCGTAACCTGGCCAAGCGCGTTCAGGATTCGACCAACGAGATCACCGAAATCATCACCACCCTGCAAGCAGGTACCCGTGATGCCGTGGATTTCATGCAGGAAAGCTCAATTAAAGCGGATGAGTGCGTTAAGCAGGCCGAAGAAGCCGGTCATGCGCTCGAAGCTATCACGGGCTCAGTGGCCCTGATGCGCGAAAGCAATACGCAGATTGCCGTAGCGGCTGAGCAGCAAAGCCAAGTGGCTGAAGAGATGAACCGCACGGTCATTCGTATCCGCGATGTCACCGAAAAAACCGTAGAACAAACCAGCCAATCCGCCACTACCAGTGTTGAATTAGCTGAACTGGCTGGTGAGCTGACTACAGCCATACGGCAGTTAAAACTGTGA
- a CDS encoding TatD family hydrolase: MQLIDIGVNLTHPSFNEQHQAILDRARAAGVCQMVLTGTSISESQQALELSQQLDESSEYLFSTAGIHPHDASNWNSDSHNQLKALFQEARVKAVGECGLDFNRDFSPRPQQEKVLEMQLALAVEHQLPVFLHEREAGERLLAIVREFRDKLPAAVVHCFTGEKDTLYRYLDLDLHIGITGWICDERRGSHLHPLVREIPKGRLMLESDAPYLLPRSLRPKPKSNRNEPAFLGEVLREVALHRGETEQHLAAHTTACARAFFQLPELPDQSQSQE, encoded by the coding sequence ATGCAACTCATCGACATTGGCGTCAATCTGACCCACCCCAGCTTTAACGAACAGCACCAGGCAATTCTGGACCGTGCAAGAGCTGCGGGCGTCTGCCAGATGGTGCTGACCGGTACCAGCATCAGTGAAAGCCAACAGGCACTGGAACTGAGCCAACAGCTGGATGAAAGCAGTGAGTACCTCTTTAGTACAGCAGGTATTCACCCTCATGATGCCAGCAACTGGAACAGCGATAGCCACAATCAGCTGAAAGCCCTTTTTCAAGAGGCACGTGTAAAGGCTGTTGGCGAGTGCGGGCTGGATTTCAACCGTGACTTCTCGCCTCGCCCCCAGCAGGAGAAAGTGCTGGAAATGCAATTGGCGCTAGCCGTAGAGCATCAGCTGCCGGTTTTTCTCCACGAGCGCGAAGCTGGAGAGCGTCTATTAGCGATTGTGCGTGAATTCCGTGACAAATTGCCTGCTGCGGTTGTGCACTGCTTCACCGGCGAAAAAGACACGTTGTATCGTTATCTGGACCTAGACCTGCACATCGGTATTACAGGCTGGATTTGTGATGAGCGACGCGGCAGCCATTTACACCCGCTGGTACGTGAAATCCCTAAAGGCCGTCTGATGCTGGAAAGTGACGCCCCCTATTTATTACCTCGCAGCCTGCGCCCAAAGCCCAAAAGCAATCGAAACGAACCAGCTTTTTTGGGTGAAGTGCTCAGGGAAGTGGCTCTGCACAGAGGTGAAACAGAACAACATCTTGCAGCTCATACCACGGCGTGCGCACGGGCTTTTTTCCAGCTCCCTGAGCTGCCAGATCAGTCCCAAAGCCAGGAATGA